In one window of Episyrphus balteatus chromosome 3, idEpiBalt1.1, whole genome shotgun sequence DNA:
- the LOC129914816 gene encoding uncharacterized protein LOC129914816 isoform X1, with translation MVRVLLSIAIIFLMLQLASAWEFDYNHKLTEKHSVVRRNVNSEYTTIINFWQDHKKELVFTEQHEKVVLVMGNTGSGKTTLVSALVGRKLRAINQNGYRVIVDDEDRIGTGSSSKTLIPETMIDIKNQITYVDCAGFRDNRNLEYEISSIYFQNILMNRVKKVKFIFVINYESLKNNGNKNDFDDLFEHIGEFIKNISKFHDGIALVATKVENMYDQSDDGTFYLVNDNQSVLEGIENYLLDKREMYRKKTDNLEKYKMFVDLINALLQKNKNSYTKLAIFRQPAGQGLLTRLRATNNEINAIIKMTQTNLSFVQKNKDDFGFALSKASKTIVDRIVNDIFRDALTNRLYKLGNETFTHYEQLENQYNDIGMLRDQISTAFDVVSRIKNANEPLELFQNFLNATKYLNISVSLTNLDIISEDINALNFFTTVSDSNADLHMMVLKIEAENIVESIENMNKIYEFLNNLQANLASYSAQELKQDNRIVNIMRSCESSKSKGLKDFVDLENIVNEMDTDLIYRKTRALILNQFQLKHLRSIFSAFLGELEFSCQSSSKPMIIKGYNVRMSDVVKIECWSEATNIQIFALNKIFLDSTIDKTGKEAQLSIIAPTWEVFGRQKIILNGKPGTPHERARAKSSSFNTENGADGLAGLPGGPAGHFFGVGEKFINAEYLEIQANGGKGGPGQYGGNGANGRPGRELPSSFFKFDQDFDEMKKYLKKNHYTFSDGSVNEVSNYFQPITTYTGHFKVLALPATKPTDGGNGGVGGKGGYPGKVLINGFKKAVNVKISNNAGTVGAEGQGGTGGEKMSEGRTVEYDYELSYGFFKETRFMDIKWTNGKTIPAGKCGKPGMNINAEKSRSITFMAKPFYAINAYKDFLRINLFENIKESELRTFIENIDNDDYIRAQYNTLAFVKEYEVLESQFFQLRNKIDLVPFYNSLLHRIEEFAKSENNIEHKKVLSYVYTAALTKVFTLKSKLQGKTVVDLSRYLRIIESSVKQIRENQQLEIVQNYRSDYENNLSTKIQEANDFIENKIEPEINSLWEESDSKIKAIIDEIEENTNSTEKTIQSLEEKRAEIRKLMLFRSALAPLKLAASTLSFCGPVGAMVGVAVTSASGIADGMLINPNLGSVPVKIPTIDPNLRLMYRVTEVLNNKPKLVAEKLLIVVEKLENKRDDLSISQRDKIQISEKIGHLKAQIGEVQKRKANSISDIEVREKDLKRIQNEINEFTNSRKNILEKETKLFDELKFEEKNEEKIKRELKLEKSIRHINHVQSILNSVEIVFNIIQKFKNDEGMISKINSQISDYSGQLRDMEKLEDQVYEIVIPDFRQIEQTVNEIVASVNGSSGAKLDLTKWTVKKTLKDVKSMLHKFTHKMSFELQSDLMRYIEKIEEGFSILIDIYDRIDSYSDSVKQAEYMAHIVSAPMMSIRVTDTELSQALINLKLLIQSNLLFEKYGIALQAFKQHYFPFAAHVWQKFQLPTSLQVNNIESLRSNIIERIGDMKNHIDESESTISEYSKITHSNNIFNSNTTGSSPFYVWKHNTIHNEVQHFLNGSEILLKADISKGLNYNSIKFSDIGLNFKLINESLQNSFNSVLQNFALTMTLVGNNYYRCDERYYFISFDDDITISYTLQKDDTKNWINPNMVYNTIRNSHTFLSPYGLWSIRLKSVNKAFSFNHLKIFAKESIDVELIGRGYYLEQNSDFNFNICNQYLDTFYTMENIVKDL, from the exons ATGGTTCGGGTTTTACTATCAATTGCTATTATCTTTTTGATGTTGCAATTAGCATCGGCTTGGGAATTTGATTATAATCATAAATTGACTGAAAAACATAGTGTTGTGCGACGAAATGTAAACAGTGAATACACAACAATTATCAATTTCTGGCAAGATCACAAAAAAGAGCTCGTTTTCACCGAGCAACATGAAAAAGTAGTCTTGGTGATGGGAAACACTGGCTCTGGAAAAACGACGCTGGTATCTGCTCTAGTTGGACGTAAATTGAGGGCAATTAACCAAAACGGATATCGAGTGATTGTCGACGATGAAGATAGAATTGGAACAGGTTCATCATCCAAAACCTTAATTCCTGAAACAATGATTGATATTAAAAACCAAATAACGTATGTAGACTGTGCAGGATTTCGTGATAATCGAAATCTTGAATATGAAATATcttcaatatattttcaaaacattctaATGAATCGGGTTAAAAAGGTAAAATTCATATTCGTAATTAATTACGAGTCGCTAAAGAACAATGGcaacaaaaatgattttgacGATTTATTTGAACATATCGgtgaatttatcaaaaatatttcgaaattccATGACGGAATAGCATTGGTAGCCACAAAAGTTGAAAACATGTATGATCAGTCTGATGATGGTACGTTTTATTTGGTCAATGACAATCAATCTGTTTTAGAGggtattgaaaattatttattagacAAAAGAGAAATGTATCGCAAAAAAACAGATAACCTCGAAAagtataaaatgtttgtggacTTGATCAAtgctttattacaaaaaaacaaaaattcttataCAAAACTTGCAATTTTTCGACAACCTGCTGGTCAAGGGTTATTGACTAGGCTTAGAGCAACTAACAATGAAATCAATGCCATAATCAAAATGACACAAACAAATTTGAGCTTCGTTCAGAAAAACAAGGATGACTTCGGCTTTGCATTGTCCAaagcttcaaaaactattgTTGACCGAATAGTCAATGATATATTCCGAGATGCATTAACGAATCGCTTATACAAATTAGGCAATGAGACTTTTACACACTATGAACAGTTAGAGAACCAATATAATGATATTGGAATGTTACGTGATCAAATTTCAACTGCCTTTGATGTTGTTTCCAgaataaaaaatgcaaatgaaccacttgaacttttccaaaatttccTTAACGCCACCAAATATTTGAATATATCTGTATCGCTGACGAATTTAGACATCATTTCGGAAGATATAAatgctttgaatttttttacaacGGTATCAGATAGCAATGCAGATCTTCACATGATGGTATTGAAAATCGAAGCGGAAAATATTGTAGAGTCAAtagaaaatatgaacaaaatctatgagtttttaaataacttgcaAGCAAATTTAGCTTCATACAGTGCTCAAGAATTGAAACAAGATAACCGCATTGTGAATATAATGAGATCATGCGAAAGCTCAAAGAGTAAAGGACTTAAAGATTTTGTGGATCTAGAAAATATTGTAAATGAAATGGACACTGACCTAATTTACAGAAAAACAAGAGCATTGATATTGAAccaatttcaattaaaacatTTAAGGTCTATTTTTAGTGCGTTTTTAGGTGAACTTGAGTTTTCATGTCAATCTTCATCAAAACCGATGATAATCAAGGGATACAATGTTAGAATGAGTGATGTGGTTAAAATTGAATGCTGGTcagaggcaacaaacatacaaatctttgcattaaacaaaattttcctagATTCAACGATTGACAAAACCGGTAAAGAGGCCCAGTTATCAATTATTGCACCTACATGGGAAGTGTTTGGTagacagaaaataattttgaatggaAAACCAGGAACTCCACATGAAAGAGCTCGTGCCAAATCATCATCTTTTAATACGGAAAATGGGGCAGATGGTTTGGCGGGACTTCCAGGTGGTCCTGCTGGGCATTTCTTCGGTGTCggtgaaaaattcataaatgcAGAATATTTGGAGATACAAGCAAACGGTGGCAAAGGGGGACCAGGACAATATGGTGGAAATG GTGCAAATGGAAGACCAGGAAGAGAATTGCCAAGTTCCTTCTTTAAATTTGACCAAGATTTCGATGAAATGAAgaagtatttgaaaaaaaatcattataccTTTTCTGATGGGTCAGTTAATGAAGTAAGCAATTACTTCCAACCTATAACTACGTATACGGGTCATTTCAAGGTGTTGGCGTTACCGGCGACAAAACCTACTGACGGAG GGAATGGAGGTGTTGGTGGAAAAGGAGGATACCCAggtaaagttttaattaatggTTTTAAAAAGGCGGTCAatgtgaaaatatcaaataatgCAG GTACTGTGGGAGCAGAAGGTCAAGGTGGTACTGGTGGCGAAAAAATGTCAGAAGGAAGAACAGTCGAATATGATTATGAACtttcctatggattttttaaGGAAACAAGATTTATGGA TATCAAATGGACAAATGGAAAAACCATTCCAGCTGGAAAATGTGGAAAACCCGGAATGAACATAAATGCTGAAAAATCACGATCAATTACGTTTATGGCAAAACCATTTTATGCAATCAATGCTTATAAAGactttttaagaattaatttatttgagaATATCAAGGAATCAGAATTGAGAACCTTCATTGAAAATATCGATAATGATGACTACATCAGAGCACAATATAATACGCTTGCATTTGTTAAGGAATACGAAGTACTAGAAAGTCAGTTCTTTcaattaagaaacaaaattgatttagtCCCCTTCTATAATTCCTTACTTCATCGCATTGAAGAATTTGCTAAGTCTGAAAACAATATAGAACATAAAAAAGTTCTCAGCTACGTATACACTGCTGCTCTAACTAAAGTCTTTACATTGAAAAGTAAACTACAGGGAAAGACAGTAGTTGACTTGTCCCGGTATTTGCGTATTATTGAATCCAGCGTGAAACAAATTCGTGAGAACCAGCAATTGGAAATAGTTCAAAATTATCGAAGCGATTACGAAAATAACTTGAGTACTAAAATTCAAGAAGCAAATGAtttcatagaaaataaaattgaacctGAAATTAATAGTCTTTGGGAAGAATCGGATAGCAAAATAAAGGCTATAATTGATGAAATAGAAGAAAATACAAATTCTACCGAAAAAACAATACAATCACTAGAAGAGAAGAGAGCAGAAATTCGTAAATTGATGCTATTCCGCTCTGCGCTTGCACCACTTAAGCTTGCTGCTTCTACTTTAAGTTTTTGTGGACCTGTTGGTGCAATGGTAGGTGTGGCAGTTACAAGTGCATCTGGAATAGCTGATGGAATGCTTATTAATCCAAATTTGGGTTCAGTTCCGGTTAAAATTCCCACAATTGATCCGAATTTGAGATTGATGTATCGAGTTACAGAAGTTTTGAACAACAAACCTAAGTTAGTAGCTGAAAAGCTTTTAATTGTggttgaaaaattagaaaacaaacGAGACGATTTATCAATTTCACAAAGggataaaattcaaatttctgaaaAGATTGGACATCTGAAAGCACAAATTGGTgaagtgcaaaagagaaaggcAAATAGTATTTCGGATATAGAGGTTAGGGAAAAGGatttaaaaagaattcaaaatgaaataaatgaattcaCGAATTCAAGGAAAAATATTCTTGAAAAAGAGACAAAATTATTTGATGAACTTAAATTTGAAGAGaagaacgaagaaaaaataaaaagagaattGAAACTTGAGAAATCTATTCGTCATATCAATCATGTACAATCTATATTAAACAGCGTGGAGATTGTTTTTaacattattcaaaaatttaaaaatgatgaaGGAATGATAAGTAAAATTAATAGTCAAATTTCCGATTATAGCGGTCAACTTAGAGACATGGAAAAACTAGAAGACCAAGTATACGAAATTGTAATACCGGATTTTCGACAAATCGAACAAACTGTCAATGAGATTGTGGCTTCGGTGAACGGATCTTCAGGTGCCAAATTGGATCTAACCAAATGGACTGTTAAAAAAACTCTAAAGGATGTTAAATCAATGCTACACAAGTTCACCCACAAAATGAGTTTCGAACTCCAGAGTGATTTAATGCGTTACATAGAAAAGATTGAGGAAGGGTTTTCTATTCTAATCGACATTTATGATCGCATCGATTCTTACTCGGACAGTGTGAAACAAGCCGAGTATATGGCTCACATTGTTTCAGCACCAATGATGAGCATTCGAGTGACTGATACTGAACTAAGCCAGGCACTTATTAACCTAAAACTTTTAATACAATCGAatttattgtttgaaaaatacgGCATAGCATTACAAGCATTCAAACAACATTATTTTCCTTTTGCTGCTCATGTTTGGCAGAAATTTCAACTACCAACAAGTTTGCAGGTCAATAATATTGAATCGTTGAGGTCAAATATAATTGAGAGAATTGGAGATATGAAAAATCACATTGATGAGAGTGAATCGACAATAAGCGAATATAGTAAAATCACTCACAGTAATAATATATTTAACAGCAATACAACTGGATCCTCACCATTTTATGTATGGAAACATAACACAATTCACAATGAAGTGCAACATTTCCTCAACGGATCGGAGATTTTACTAAAAGCAGATATATCAAAAGGACTAAATTacaattccataaaattcaGTGATATTGGGTTAAACTTCAAATTAATAAATGAAAGCTTGCAGAATAGCTTCAATTCTGTTCTTCAAAACTTCGCTCTAACAATGACTTTGGTTGGTAATAATTATTACCGTTGCGATGAacgatattattttatttcatttgatgatgATATCACAATATCTTACACACTTCAGAAGGACGATACGAAAAATTGGATTAATCCTAACATGGTTTATAATACTATTCGAAATAGTCACACTTTCCTCAGTCCCTACGGTTTATGGAGTATAAGATTGAAAAGTGTTAATAAAGCATTTTCGTTCAATCATTTGAAGATTTTCGCAAAGGAATCGATTGATGTGGAGCTGATTGGAAGGGGCTACTACCTTGAACAGAATTCTGATTTCAACTTTAACATTTGCAATCAATATTTGGATACATTTTATACCATGGAAAATATAGTTAAGGACCTTtga
- the LOC129914816 gene encoding uncharacterized protein LOC129914816 isoform X2: MVRVLLSIAIIFLMLQLASAWEFDYNHKLTEKHSVVRRNVNSEYTTIINFWQDHKKELVFTEQHEKVVLVMGNTGSGKTTLVSALVGRKLRAINQNGYRVIVDDEDRIGTGSSSKTLIPETMIDIKNQITYVDCAGFRDNRNLEYEISSIYFQNILMNRVKKVKFIFVINYESLKNNGNKNDFDDLFEHIGEFIKNISKFHDGIALVATKVENMYDQSDDGTFYLVNDNQSVLEGIENYLLDKREMYRKKTDNLEKYKMFVDLINALLQKNKNSYTKLAIFRQPAGQGLLTRLRATNNEINAIIKMTQTNLSFVQKNKDDFGFALSKASKTIVDRIVNDIFRDALTNRLYKLGNETFTHYEQLENQYNDIGMLRDQISTAFDVVSRIKNANEPLELFQNFLNATKYLNISVSLTNLDIISEDINALNFFTTVSDSNADLHMMVLKIEAENIVESIENMNKIYEFLNNLQANLASYSAQELKQDNRIVNIMRSCESSKSKGLKDFVDLENIVNEMDTDLIYRKTRALILNQFQLKHLRSIFSAFLGELEFSCQSSSKPMIIKGYNVRMSDVVKIECWSEATNIQIFALNKIFLDSTIDKTGKEAQLSIIAPTWEVFGRQKIILNGKPGTPHERARAKSSSFNTENGADGLAGLPGGPAGHFFGVGEKFINAEYLEIQANGGKGGPGQYGGNGANGRPGRELPSSFFKFDQDFDEMKKYLKKNHYTFSDGSVNEVSNYFQPITTYTGHFKVLALPATKPTDGGNGGVGGKGGYPGTVGAEGQGGTGGEKMSEGRTVEYDYELSYGFFKETRFMDIKWTNGKTIPAGKCGKPGMNINAEKSRSITFMAKPFYAINAYKDFLRINLFENIKESELRTFIENIDNDDYIRAQYNTLAFVKEYEVLESQFFQLRNKIDLVPFYNSLLHRIEEFAKSENNIEHKKVLSYVYTAALTKVFTLKSKLQGKTVVDLSRYLRIIESSVKQIRENQQLEIVQNYRSDYENNLSTKIQEANDFIENKIEPEINSLWEESDSKIKAIIDEIEENTNSTEKTIQSLEEKRAEIRKLMLFRSALAPLKLAASTLSFCGPVGAMVGVAVTSASGIADGMLINPNLGSVPVKIPTIDPNLRLMYRVTEVLNNKPKLVAEKLLIVVEKLENKRDDLSISQRDKIQISEKIGHLKAQIGEVQKRKANSISDIEVREKDLKRIQNEINEFTNSRKNILEKETKLFDELKFEEKNEEKIKRELKLEKSIRHINHVQSILNSVEIVFNIIQKFKNDEGMISKINSQISDYSGQLRDMEKLEDQVYEIVIPDFRQIEQTVNEIVASVNGSSGAKLDLTKWTVKKTLKDVKSMLHKFTHKMSFELQSDLMRYIEKIEEGFSILIDIYDRIDSYSDSVKQAEYMAHIVSAPMMSIRVTDTELSQALINLKLLIQSNLLFEKYGIALQAFKQHYFPFAAHVWQKFQLPTSLQVNNIESLRSNIIERIGDMKNHIDESESTISEYSKITHSNNIFNSNTTGSSPFYVWKHNTIHNEVQHFLNGSEILLKADISKGLNYNSIKFSDIGLNFKLINESLQNSFNSVLQNFALTMTLVGNNYYRCDERYYFISFDDDITISYTLQKDDTKNWINPNMVYNTIRNSHTFLSPYGLWSIRLKSVNKAFSFNHLKIFAKESIDVELIGRGYYLEQNSDFNFNICNQYLDTFYTMENIVKDL, encoded by the exons ATGGTTCGGGTTTTACTATCAATTGCTATTATCTTTTTGATGTTGCAATTAGCATCGGCTTGGGAATTTGATTATAATCATAAATTGACTGAAAAACATAGTGTTGTGCGACGAAATGTAAACAGTGAATACACAACAATTATCAATTTCTGGCAAGATCACAAAAAAGAGCTCGTTTTCACCGAGCAACATGAAAAAGTAGTCTTGGTGATGGGAAACACTGGCTCTGGAAAAACGACGCTGGTATCTGCTCTAGTTGGACGTAAATTGAGGGCAATTAACCAAAACGGATATCGAGTGATTGTCGACGATGAAGATAGAATTGGAACAGGTTCATCATCCAAAACCTTAATTCCTGAAACAATGATTGATATTAAAAACCAAATAACGTATGTAGACTGTGCAGGATTTCGTGATAATCGAAATCTTGAATATGAAATATcttcaatatattttcaaaacattctaATGAATCGGGTTAAAAAGGTAAAATTCATATTCGTAATTAATTACGAGTCGCTAAAGAACAATGGcaacaaaaatgattttgacGATTTATTTGAACATATCGgtgaatttatcaaaaatatttcgaaattccATGACGGAATAGCATTGGTAGCCACAAAAGTTGAAAACATGTATGATCAGTCTGATGATGGTACGTTTTATTTGGTCAATGACAATCAATCTGTTTTAGAGggtattgaaaattatttattagacAAAAGAGAAATGTATCGCAAAAAAACAGATAACCTCGAAAagtataaaatgtttgtggacTTGATCAAtgctttattacaaaaaaacaaaaattcttataCAAAACTTGCAATTTTTCGACAACCTGCTGGTCAAGGGTTATTGACTAGGCTTAGAGCAACTAACAATGAAATCAATGCCATAATCAAAATGACACAAACAAATTTGAGCTTCGTTCAGAAAAACAAGGATGACTTCGGCTTTGCATTGTCCAaagcttcaaaaactattgTTGACCGAATAGTCAATGATATATTCCGAGATGCATTAACGAATCGCTTATACAAATTAGGCAATGAGACTTTTACACACTATGAACAGTTAGAGAACCAATATAATGATATTGGAATGTTACGTGATCAAATTTCAACTGCCTTTGATGTTGTTTCCAgaataaaaaatgcaaatgaaccacttgaacttttccaaaatttccTTAACGCCACCAAATATTTGAATATATCTGTATCGCTGACGAATTTAGACATCATTTCGGAAGATATAAatgctttgaatttttttacaacGGTATCAGATAGCAATGCAGATCTTCACATGATGGTATTGAAAATCGAAGCGGAAAATATTGTAGAGTCAAtagaaaatatgaacaaaatctatgagtttttaaataacttgcaAGCAAATTTAGCTTCATACAGTGCTCAAGAATTGAAACAAGATAACCGCATTGTGAATATAATGAGATCATGCGAAAGCTCAAAGAGTAAAGGACTTAAAGATTTTGTGGATCTAGAAAATATTGTAAATGAAATGGACACTGACCTAATTTACAGAAAAACAAGAGCATTGATATTGAAccaatttcaattaaaacatTTAAGGTCTATTTTTAGTGCGTTTTTAGGTGAACTTGAGTTTTCATGTCAATCTTCATCAAAACCGATGATAATCAAGGGATACAATGTTAGAATGAGTGATGTGGTTAAAATTGAATGCTGGTcagaggcaacaaacatacaaatctttgcattaaacaaaattttcctagATTCAACGATTGACAAAACCGGTAAAGAGGCCCAGTTATCAATTATTGCACCTACATGGGAAGTGTTTGGTagacagaaaataattttgaatggaAAACCAGGAACTCCACATGAAAGAGCTCGTGCCAAATCATCATCTTTTAATACGGAAAATGGGGCAGATGGTTTGGCGGGACTTCCAGGTGGTCCTGCTGGGCATTTCTTCGGTGTCggtgaaaaattcataaatgcAGAATATTTGGAGATACAAGCAAACGGTGGCAAAGGGGGACCAGGACAATATGGTGGAAATG GTGCAAATGGAAGACCAGGAAGAGAATTGCCAAGTTCCTTCTTTAAATTTGACCAAGATTTCGATGAAATGAAgaagtatttgaaaaaaaatcattataccTTTTCTGATGGGTCAGTTAATGAAGTAAGCAATTACTTCCAACCTATAACTACGTATACGGGTCATTTCAAGGTGTTGGCGTTACCGGCGACAAAACCTACTGACGGAG GGAATGGAGGTGTTGGTGGAAAAGGAGGATACCCAg GTACTGTGGGAGCAGAAGGTCAAGGTGGTACTGGTGGCGAAAAAATGTCAGAAGGAAGAACAGTCGAATATGATTATGAACtttcctatggattttttaaGGAAACAAGATTTATGGA TATCAAATGGACAAATGGAAAAACCATTCCAGCTGGAAAATGTGGAAAACCCGGAATGAACATAAATGCTGAAAAATCACGATCAATTACGTTTATGGCAAAACCATTTTATGCAATCAATGCTTATAAAGactttttaagaattaatttatttgagaATATCAAGGAATCAGAATTGAGAACCTTCATTGAAAATATCGATAATGATGACTACATCAGAGCACAATATAATACGCTTGCATTTGTTAAGGAATACGAAGTACTAGAAAGTCAGTTCTTTcaattaagaaacaaaattgatttagtCCCCTTCTATAATTCCTTACTTCATCGCATTGAAGAATTTGCTAAGTCTGAAAACAATATAGAACATAAAAAAGTTCTCAGCTACGTATACACTGCTGCTCTAACTAAAGTCTTTACATTGAAAAGTAAACTACAGGGAAAGACAGTAGTTGACTTGTCCCGGTATTTGCGTATTATTGAATCCAGCGTGAAACAAATTCGTGAGAACCAGCAATTGGAAATAGTTCAAAATTATCGAAGCGATTACGAAAATAACTTGAGTACTAAAATTCAAGAAGCAAATGAtttcatagaaaataaaattgaacctGAAATTAATAGTCTTTGGGAAGAATCGGATAGCAAAATAAAGGCTATAATTGATGAAATAGAAGAAAATACAAATTCTACCGAAAAAACAATACAATCACTAGAAGAGAAGAGAGCAGAAATTCGTAAATTGATGCTATTCCGCTCTGCGCTTGCACCACTTAAGCTTGCTGCTTCTACTTTAAGTTTTTGTGGACCTGTTGGTGCAATGGTAGGTGTGGCAGTTACAAGTGCATCTGGAATAGCTGATGGAATGCTTATTAATCCAAATTTGGGTTCAGTTCCGGTTAAAATTCCCACAATTGATCCGAATTTGAGATTGATGTATCGAGTTACAGAAGTTTTGAACAACAAACCTAAGTTAGTAGCTGAAAAGCTTTTAATTGTggttgaaaaattagaaaacaaacGAGACGATTTATCAATTTCACAAAGggataaaattcaaatttctgaaaAGATTGGACATCTGAAAGCACAAATTGGTgaagtgcaaaagagaaaggcAAATAGTATTTCGGATATAGAGGTTAGGGAAAAGGatttaaaaagaattcaaaatgaaataaatgaattcaCGAATTCAAGGAAAAATATTCTTGAAAAAGAGACAAAATTATTTGATGAACTTAAATTTGAAGAGaagaacgaagaaaaaataaaaagagaattGAAACTTGAGAAATCTATTCGTCATATCAATCATGTACAATCTATATTAAACAGCGTGGAGATTGTTTTTaacattattcaaaaatttaaaaatgatgaaGGAATGATAAGTAAAATTAATAGTCAAATTTCCGATTATAGCGGTCAACTTAGAGACATGGAAAAACTAGAAGACCAAGTATACGAAATTGTAATACCGGATTTTCGACAAATCGAACAAACTGTCAATGAGATTGTGGCTTCGGTGAACGGATCTTCAGGTGCCAAATTGGATCTAACCAAATGGACTGTTAAAAAAACTCTAAAGGATGTTAAATCAATGCTACACAAGTTCACCCACAAAATGAGTTTCGAACTCCAGAGTGATTTAATGCGTTACATAGAAAAGATTGAGGAAGGGTTTTCTATTCTAATCGACATTTATGATCGCATCGATTCTTACTCGGACAGTGTGAAACAAGCCGAGTATATGGCTCACATTGTTTCAGCACCAATGATGAGCATTCGAGTGACTGATACTGAACTAAGCCAGGCACTTATTAACCTAAAACTTTTAATACAATCGAatttattgtttgaaaaatacgGCATAGCATTACAAGCATTCAAACAACATTATTTTCCTTTTGCTGCTCATGTTTGGCAGAAATTTCAACTACCAACAAGTTTGCAGGTCAATAATATTGAATCGTTGAGGTCAAATATAATTGAGAGAATTGGAGATATGAAAAATCACATTGATGAGAGTGAATCGACAATAAGCGAATATAGTAAAATCACTCACAGTAATAATATATTTAACAGCAATACAACTGGATCCTCACCATTTTATGTATGGAAACATAACACAATTCACAATGAAGTGCAACATTTCCTCAACGGATCGGAGATTTTACTAAAAGCAGATATATCAAAAGGACTAAATTacaattccataaaattcaGTGATATTGGGTTAAACTTCAAATTAATAAATGAAAGCTTGCAGAATAGCTTCAATTCTGTTCTTCAAAACTTCGCTCTAACAATGACTTTGGTTGGTAATAATTATTACCGTTGCGATGAacgatattattttatttcatttgatgatgATATCACAATATCTTACACACTTCAGAAGGACGATACGAAAAATTGGATTAATCCTAACATGGTTTATAATACTATTCGAAATAGTCACACTTTCCTCAGTCCCTACGGTTTATGGAGTATAAGATTGAAAAGTGTTAATAAAGCATTTTCGTTCAATCATTTGAAGATTTTCGCAAAGGAATCGATTGATGTGGAGCTGATTGGAAGGGGCTACTACCTTGAACAGAATTCTGATTTCAACTTTAACATTTGCAATCAATATTTGGATACATTTTATACCATGGAAAATATAGTTAAGGACCTTtga